A window from Thiomonas sp. FB-Cd encodes these proteins:
- the aliA gene encoding cyclohexanecarboxylate-CoA ligase: protein MEFDADLLPPRRAASIAQGLWHDRTINDDLDACAAGYPDKVALTALQAESGSVRRFTYRELAAKADRIAVGLSRLGVGRSDVVAVQLPNWWEFTLTYLACSRLGAVLNPMMHIFRERELAFMLKHGEAKVVIVPKVFRGFDHERMVEAMRPDLPALGHVVVVGGKGANSFDALLADPAWEDEPDAKDILTRSRPRPDDITHLIYTSGTTGEPKGVLHSANTVMANIIPYAERLNLGSNDVVLMASPMAHQTGFMYGLIMPIMLRASALLQDIWDPRKAIELIRAEGASFTMASTPFLTDLARTVAETDASVPSLRTFVCAGAPIPGALVEKARKDLGTKIVSAWGMTETGAVTLTELDDDDELAFTTDGRPLPGVEVKVIDAYGTSLPANHVGKLMVRSCSNFGGYLRRPQWNSTDAHGWFDTGDLARIDERGYIRITGRSKDVIIRGGENIPVVEIEALLYRHPAVAEAAIVAYPDERLGERACAVVVTKPGQTLDFAALVEFLKAQKVALQYIPERLTVLDAMPATASGKIQKFKLREMIKEAAK from the coding sequence ATGGAATTCGACGCCGACCTGCTGCCACCGCGCCGTGCAGCCAGCATCGCGCAGGGCCTCTGGCATGACCGCACCATCAACGACGATCTTGACGCCTGTGCCGCCGGCTACCCGGACAAGGTGGCGCTGACAGCACTGCAGGCTGAGTCGGGTTCGGTCCGTCGCTTTACCTACCGCGAACTGGCGGCGAAGGCCGATCGGATTGCCGTGGGCCTGTCGCGCCTGGGCGTCGGCCGCAGCGACGTCGTGGCCGTGCAACTGCCGAACTGGTGGGAGTTCACGCTGACCTACCTCGCTTGCTCGCGCCTCGGCGCGGTTCTCAACCCCATGATGCACATCTTCCGCGAGCGCGAATTGGCATTCATGCTCAAGCATGGAGAGGCCAAGGTCGTCATCGTACCCAAGGTGTTCCGCGGCTTCGACCACGAGCGGATGGTCGAGGCGATGCGTCCTGACTTGCCTGCGCTTGGGCACGTCGTGGTCGTCGGTGGCAAGGGTGCCAACAGCTTCGATGCGCTGCTTGCCGATCCGGCCTGGGAAGACGAGCCGGACGCCAAGGACATCCTGACCCGCAGCCGGCCGAGGCCGGACGATATCACGCACCTCATCTACACGTCCGGCACCACAGGGGAGCCCAAGGGCGTTCTGCACTCGGCCAATACAGTGATGGCCAACATCATTCCGTACGCGGAGCGGCTGAACCTGGGCAGTAACGACGTGGTGCTGATGGCATCCCCGATGGCGCACCAGACGGGCTTCATGTACGGGTTGATCATGCCGATCATGTTGCGCGCCAGCGCGCTGTTGCAGGACATCTGGGACCCGAGGAAGGCGATCGAACTCATCCGCGCCGAGGGTGCGAGCTTCACAATGGCCTCGACGCCATTCCTGACGGACCTGGCCAGGACGGTGGCCGAAACTGACGCCAGCGTGCCAAGCTTACGCACCTTTGTGTGCGCTGGTGCGCCGATTCCCGGTGCGCTGGTGGAGAAGGCGCGCAAGGATCTCGGCACGAAGATCGTCTCGGCCTGGGGCATGACGGAAACCGGTGCCGTAACGCTGACCGAGTTGGACGATGACGACGAACTCGCGTTCACGACTGACGGCCGCCCGTTGCCAGGCGTGGAGGTCAAAGTAATCGACGCGTACGGCACGTCCCTGCCGGCGAACCATGTCGGCAAGCTGATGGTGCGTTCCTGCTCCAACTTCGGCGGCTACCTGCGCCGACCCCAATGGAACAGCACCGACGCGCACGGTTGGTTCGACACTGGCGATCTTGCCCGCATCGACGAGCGCGGGTACATCCGGATCACCGGTCGCAGCAAGGACGTGATCATTCGCGGCGGCGAGAACATTCCGGTGGTCGAGATTGAGGCTCTGCTCTATCGTCATCCGGCGGTGGCGGAGGCGGCCATCGTGGCCTATCCGGACGAGCGACTGGGCGAGCGTGCGTGCGCGGTGGTGGTCACGAAGCCCGGCCAGACTCTCGACTTCGCCGCGCTGGTCGAATTTCTCAAGGCACAAAAAGTGGCACTGCAGTACATCCCCGAGCGTTTGACCGTGCTCGATGCGATGCCAGCCACGGCATCTGGAAAGATCCAGAAATTCAAACTGCGCGAGATGATCAAAGAGGCCGCTAAATGA
- a CDS encoding HigA family addiction module antitoxin — translation MNRMHNPPHPGLTLREDILPALRLTVTDAAAQLGVTRPALSRVLNGRAAISPEMALRLEGWLGIEHGGRADVWLQQQSAYDLWQARQAGAPKVKHAPVGNLIAG, via the coding sequence ATGAACCGCATGCACAATCCGCCGCACCCCGGCTTGACACTGCGCGAGGACATCTTGCCGGCGCTGCGCTTGACCGTCACCGACGCCGCCGCACAACTCGGCGTGACGCGCCCTGCTCTGTCGCGCGTGCTCAATGGCCGCGCGGCGATCTCACCCGAAATGGCCTTGCGCCTTGAGGGCTGGCTCGGCATCGAGCATGGCGGCCGCGCAGACGTCTGGCTGCAGCAACAAAGCGCATATGACCTCTGGCAGGCTCGTCAAGCCGGTGCGCCAAAGGTCAAACATGCGCCGGTCGGCAATCTGATTGCGGGTTGA
- a CDS encoding IS1182 family transposase gives MSRFVSVDRDTAYLLPPSVDEWLPQDHLARFVVEVIDRLDLDDLVKQYAGRGSAAHHPAVLLGLLIYGYANGVHSSRKIERATYDSVAFRFVAANTHPDHDTLATFRHRFLKEVESLFVQVLVLAREMKLLKLGHIALDGTKIDANASKHKALSWAHANKIEAQLREEVQGLLALAETSDRASAPDGMDVPAEIARREDRLRAIAQAKAKIAQRAAERFKTEQQEFEAKQAKRQAQRDAGKKPRGKDPEPPQAGPMDSDQVNLTDEESRIMPVSGGSFEQSYNAQAGVDTQTMMVITRHVSQAPNDKREVVPTLEQIVALPAVLGEVQSLIADNGYCSQANVIACGDAGVEPLLALKRQSHHTPVMERFASDAPDPQTTDAVERMAHRLRTQAGRALYSLRKQTVEPVFGIIKRVMGWRQMSLRGLAKAQGEWSLVTMAWNIKRMYVLRAA, from the coding sequence ATGAGCCGCTTCGTTAGCGTTGACCGAGACACTGCCTACCTCCTGCCGCCATCGGTGGACGAGTGGTTGCCGCAGGATCACTTGGCACGGTTCGTTGTGGAAGTCATCGATCGCCTTGATCTGGACGATCTGGTCAAGCAGTATGCGGGGCGCGGATCGGCGGCGCATCACCCTGCCGTGCTGCTGGGGCTGCTGATCTACGGCTACGCCAACGGCGTGCATTCGAGCCGCAAGATTGAGCGCGCGACCTACGACTCGGTGGCGTTTCGCTTTGTTGCCGCCAATACCCACCCCGATCACGACACGCTGGCGACGTTCCGCCACCGCTTCCTCAAGGAAGTCGAGTCCCTGTTTGTGCAGGTGCTGGTGCTCGCACGCGAGATGAAGCTGCTCAAACTCGGACACATTGCGCTGGACGGCACCAAGATCGACGCCAACGCCAGCAAGCACAAGGCGCTGTCGTGGGCGCATGCCAACAAGATTGAGGCGCAGTTGCGCGAGGAAGTCCAGGGCCTGCTGGCGCTGGCGGAGACGAGCGATCGCGCCAGCGCGCCCGACGGCATGGATGTGCCCGCCGAGATCGCCCGGCGGGAGGATCGCCTCAGAGCCATTGCGCAGGCCAAGGCCAAGATCGCGCAGCGCGCAGCCGAACGCTTCAAGACGGAGCAGCAGGAGTTCGAGGCCAAGCAGGCCAAGCGCCAGGCCCAGCGCGACGCGGGCAAGAAACCCCGCGGCAAGGACCCCGAGCCGCCCCAGGCGGGTCCCATGGACAGCGACCAAGTCAACCTCACGGATGAGGAGTCACGCATCATGCCCGTGTCGGGCGGGAGCTTCGAGCAGAGTTACAACGCCCAAGCCGGCGTGGACACCCAGACGATGATGGTGATCACCCGGCATGTGAGCCAGGCGCCCAACGACAAGCGCGAAGTCGTGCCCACGCTGGAGCAGATTGTGGCGTTGCCTGCGGTGCTGGGCGAGGTGCAGTCCCTGATTGCGGACAACGGCTACTGCAGCCAGGCCAACGTGATCGCCTGCGGCGATGCCGGGGTCGAGCCGCTGCTGGCGCTCAAGAGGCAGTCGCATCACACGCCCGTGATGGAGCGCTTCGCATCCGATGCGCCCGACCCTCAGACGACGGATGCGGTGGAGCGGATGGCGCACCGGCTGCGCACACAGGCTGGGCGAGCCCTCTACAGCTTGCGCAAGCAGACGGTGGAGCCGGTGTTCGGCATCATCAAGCGGGTGATGGGCTGGCGCCAGATGAGCCTGCGTGGGCTGGCCAAAGCGCAAGGCGAGTGGAGCTTGGTGACCATGGCCTGGAACATCAAGCGCATGTACGTGCTGCGCGCGGCGTGA
- the aliB gene encoding cyclohexanecarboxyl-CoA dehydrogenase codes for MNPYLDEDLVALGDHARRFATDRIAPGFLERDKTRELERRLMREMGEMGFIAPELPEAFGGQGLGCLAAGVIHEEIARADLSISYINLLASLNGQILSQHGQPEVVKPWLEKLTRGEALFAIALTEPRGGSDAANLRLRVERIGDEYVINGEKTSISAADQADATVVFGRTGTVESAAHGVTAMLVPMDIPGITTSRFDCHGQRAIGRGSIFFENARVPVSYRLGAENKGFVQVMQGFDFSRALIGLQVLAVARVALEETWEYVAQREAFGKPLAGFQGVSHPLAEFETQVEAARLLCLQTLWLKDKGGPHSAEAAMCKWWGPKLAYDAIHQCLLMFGHGGYDRGLMEQRLRDVLGFQIGDGTAQIMKTIIARTHGGRAAVPA; via the coding sequence ATGAACCCCTATCTCGACGAAGACCTCGTTGCACTCGGCGACCACGCGCGGCGTTTCGCCACCGACCGCATCGCTCCCGGATTTCTGGAGCGCGACAAGACGCGTGAACTGGAACGTCGACTGATGCGTGAAATGGGCGAGATGGGATTCATCGCGCCGGAGCTGCCAGAGGCGTTCGGAGGTCAGGGCCTGGGCTGCCTGGCCGCAGGCGTCATCCACGAAGAGATTGCGCGCGCCGATCTCAGTATTTCCTATATCAATCTGCTCGCCTCGTTGAACGGTCAAATCCTGTCGCAGCATGGCCAGCCCGAGGTCGTCAAGCCTTGGCTCGAGAAGCTCACACGCGGCGAAGCCCTGTTTGCGATTGCGCTGACCGAGCCGCGCGGCGGCTCCGATGCCGCAAATTTGCGCCTGCGGGTCGAGCGCATTGGCGACGAGTACGTGATAAATGGGGAGAAGACCTCGATTTCGGCGGCCGACCAGGCCGATGCCACCGTCGTCTTCGGCCGCACCGGCACGGTCGAGTCCGCAGCGCATGGCGTGACGGCGATGCTGGTGCCGATGGACATTCCCGGGATCACCACGAGCCGCTTCGACTGTCATGGTCAGCGTGCGATTGGCCGTGGCTCGATCTTCTTCGAGAACGCGCGCGTGCCCGTGAGCTACCGACTGGGCGCCGAGAACAAGGGCTTCGTGCAAGTGATGCAGGGCTTCGACTTTTCGCGCGCCCTGATCGGCCTGCAGGTGCTGGCCGTCGCCCGGGTTGCGCTTGAGGAAACCTGGGAGTACGTCGCGCAGCGCGAAGCATTTGGCAAGCCGCTCGCGGGGTTCCAGGGCGTCTCGCATCCGCTTGCCGAATTCGAGACCCAGGTCGAGGCCGCTCGCCTGTTGTGCCTGCAAACGCTTTGGCTGAAGGATAAGGGCGGGCCCCACAGTGCCGAGGCGGCGATGTGCAAATGGTGGGGACCCAAGCTCGCCTACGACGCGATTCACCAGTGTCTGCTGATGTTCGGACATGGCGGCTACGACCGAGGCTTGATGGAGCAGCGCCTGCGCGACGTGCTTGGATTCCAGATCGGCGACGGCACGGCGCAGATCATGAAGACCATCATCGCCCGTACGCATGGCGGCCGCGCCGCGGTGCCGGCCTGA
- the badI gene encoding 2-ketocyclohexanecarboxyl-CoA hydrolase — MNFEDILYDVRNGVAWITINRPEKMNSFRGQTCDEIIRALNKAGYDKGVGAIVLAGAGDRAFCTGGDQSAHNGNYDGRGTIGLPMEELHTAIRDVPKPVIARVQGFAIGGGNVLCTICDLTICSEKAIFGQVGPKMGSVDPGYGTAFLARVVGEKKAREIWYLNRRYSGAQAVAMGLANVCVPHEQLDAEVQKWGEEICERSPTALAIAKRSFNADTAHQSGIAGLGMYALKLYYDTEESREGVNARKEKRKPDFRKYAK, encoded by the coding sequence ATGAATTTTGAAGACATCCTGTACGACGTGCGCAACGGCGTGGCCTGGATCACGATCAACCGGCCGGAGAAGATGAACTCGTTTCGAGGCCAGACCTGCGACGAGATCATCCGGGCGCTGAACAAGGCGGGGTATGACAAGGGGGTGGGGGCCATTGTGCTGGCGGGGGCGGGGGACCGGGCGTTTTGCACCGGCGGCGACCAGTCGGCCCACAACGGCAACTACGACGGGCGCGGCACCATCGGGCTGCCGATGGAGGAGCTGCACACGGCCATTCGCGATGTGCCCAAGCCGGTGATTGCGCGGGTGCAGGGCTTTGCCATTGGCGGGGGCAATGTGCTGTGCACGATCTGCGACCTGACGATTTGTTCGGAGAAGGCGATTTTTGGCCAGGTGGGCCCGAAGATGGGGTCGGTGGATCCGGGCTACGGGACGGCTTTTCTGGCGCGCGTGGTGGGCGAGAAGAAGGCGCGCGAGATCTGGTACCTGAACCGGCGCTACAGCGGTGCGCAGGCTGTGGCGATGGGGCTGGCCAACGTGTGCGTGCCGCACGAGCAGCTCGATGCGGAGGTGCAGAAGTGGGGCGAGGAGATTTGCGAGCGCAGTCCCACGGCGCTGGCCATTGCCAAGCGCAGCTTCAACGCCGACACCGCGCACCAGAGCGGGATCGCAGGCCTGGGCATGTACGCGCTCAAGCTGTACTACGACACGGAAGAGTCCCGCGAAGGTGTCAATGCGCGGAAAGAAAAACGCAAGCCGGATTTCCGCAAATACGCGAAGTAG
- a CDS encoding enoyl-CoA hydratase, whose protein sequence is MQDQPVLVECVDRVGLIALNRPKQMNALNDALMDALGSALLAFDADEGIGAIVITGGARAFAAGADIAAMADWSYMDVYRSDFITRNWETIRRVRKPVIAAVAGFAMGGGCELALACDIVIAAESAKFALPEVKLAMLPGAGGTQRLPRAIGKAKAMDMCLSARTLDAAEADRYGLVSRVVPDEQLRAQALALAAKVASFSLPALMAIKESVNRAYEGSLAEGIGFERRQLHARFASDDAHEGMKAFLEKRAPTFTHR, encoded by the coding sequence ATGCAAGACCAGCCTGTCCTCGTTGAATGCGTTGACCGCGTCGGCCTGATCGCGCTGAATCGGCCAAAGCAGATGAACGCGCTCAATGACGCGCTGATGGACGCGCTCGGGTCTGCGCTTCTCGCTTTCGATGCCGATGAAGGCATCGGTGCCATCGTGATCACCGGCGGCGCCAGGGCCTTTGCGGCTGGGGCTGACATTGCGGCGATGGCTGACTGGAGCTACATGGATGTCTACCGCAGCGACTTCATCACGCGCAACTGGGAGACCATCCGGCGTGTGCGCAAGCCCGTGATCGCCGCGGTGGCCGGCTTCGCGATGGGCGGCGGCTGCGAGCTGGCTCTGGCCTGCGACATCGTGATCGCCGCCGAGAGTGCCAAGTTCGCGTTGCCCGAAGTCAAGCTTGCGATGCTTCCAGGCGCCGGCGGAACGCAGCGCCTGCCGCGTGCAATCGGCAAAGCGAAGGCGATGGACATGTGCCTGTCTGCGCGCACGCTCGATGCCGCCGAGGCCGACCGCTACGGCTTGGTGTCGCGTGTCGTCCCCGACGAGCAACTGCGTGCGCAAGCCCTCGCGCTGGCGGCGAAGGTTGCCAGCTTCTCGCTGCCCGCGCTGATGGCCATCAAGGAGTCGGTCAATCGCGCCTACGAAGGGTCGCTTGCCGAGGGCATCGGCTTTGAGCGCCGCCAGTTGCATGCCCGCTTCGCCAGTGACGACGCCCACGAAGGCATGAAGGCCTTTCTTGAAAAGCGCGCGCCGACGTTTACCCACCGTTGA
- a CDS encoding type II toxin-antitoxin system RelE/ParE family toxin: protein MHRLQIRKPRKSDRLLGRQLAKLDVAKNASDMNVPGWGLHPLAGGLSGHYGVTINGNWRMTFTFEGDNAILVDYQDYH, encoded by the coding sequence ATGCATCGCCTTCAAATCCGAAAGCCTCGAAAGTCCGACAGGCTCCTAGGGCGGCAATTGGCCAAGCTCGATGTGGCCAAGAACGCCAGCGACATGAATGTGCCAGGCTGGGGCTTGCACCCGCTCGCCGGAGGGCTTTCCGGTCATTACGGCGTCACTATCAACGGCAATTGGCGCATGACCTTCACGTTCGAAGGCGACAACGCCATCCTGGTGGATTACCAGGACTACCACTGA